A window of Hemiscyllium ocellatum isolate sHemOce1 chromosome 35, sHemOce1.pat.X.cur, whole genome shotgun sequence genomic DNA:
GATTTTCTAATGTCCCACCCAACACCcctgctcatcttccacctgagAGTCATGCAAgttagcaggaggaggccattcagccagactggactgaatagcagaacaggatagacttcactttcctgcctgcccccaacccccacaACTGGACCCTCTTGGACATCAAACAGTCATCAATAAAACCACAAGGACTGtcgatgctgggaatcagaaactaaaacagaaatatccagAAAACctgagcagctctggcagcatctgtggagagaaactagaattaatgtttcagaacagttctgaggaagggctatGGGACCCTTAAGCtgttaaactctgatttctctacacagatgccaccagacctgatgagcttttccagctatttctgttttccaGTATCCAGCATTCCAAAAATGCCGGAATCTCAGGCTTGAGCATGTCCCAGACTCCACTGTTCTCTGTGGAAGTGATATTCTGGGGCGGACAGACGAGGTTTCTCTCATCTTCACCTTAAAGGGGGAAGATGCAGAATGAGGGAGCTTTGAAAGCTGAGAGGTTGAATGATGAGTgggaaaaagtgtggtgctggaaaagcacagccggtcaggcagcatccgaggagcaggagttgaCCTTTCCAGCACAAGCCCTTTATCAGCCACATTCCTTGAtgagctgcctgaactgctgtgcttttccagcaccactctcacatagactgtggtttccagcatctgcagtcattgtttttacctacattgCTTGATGAGAGGGgcagtgcttgtcactggccacttgggtgttacttttctccctggtggtgggaatggaataaagattcatgcaccttgtgtgtttcactgtgtctcacacctgcacacacacacaagatgGGGGCTGGGGAATAAATCAGCACGACTGcaattaggtggtagtgtggggggggggggtaaaataaaaatcagtcacattcctgatgaagagcttatgctggagacatgactctcctgctcctgggatactgcctgacctgctgcgggttttccagcaccacgtgttttgactctgatctccagcatctgcagtcctcagttatagactcagagatgtacagcatggaaacagacccttcggtccaacccgtccatgccaaccagatatcccaatccaatctagtcccacctgccagcacctggcccatatccctccaaacccttcctattcatatacccatccagatgcctcttaaatgttgcaattgtaccagcctccaccacatcctctggcagcacattccatacacttaccatactctgagtaaaaaagttgccccgtaagtctttcccctctcaccctaaacctatgccctctagactggactccccgaccccaggataAAGAAcccctgtttatcctatccatacccctcataattttgtaaatctctacaaggtcacccctcagcctccgccgctccagggaaaacagccccagcctctccctgtagctcagatcctccaaccctggcaacatccttgtaaatcttttctgaaccctttcaagtttcacaacatctttccgataggaaggagaccaaaattgcatgcaatattccaacagtggcctgaccaatgtcctgtacagctgcaacatgacctcccaactcctgtactcaatactctgaccaataaaggaaagcaaaccaaacgctgccttcactgtcctatctgccTGATGAGGAAAGACCTAAAGGTCATTCAGAGGCCAGGTCCTGGGAACCCCCATGGTCTTGTCAAGTTGgaacaactctctctctctcacacacacacacggtactTACCCAGAAGGGGTGATGTGCACGTTCCCTGTTGAATCTCGGGGCACAAGCCCACCCTGCTCCAGTTTCCCGGGGGGAGGTTTGCGCTCCGGTGACAGCGCCCGCAGCCCGAGTGTCAGCTGCCGGTACAGGTCGGGGTCCACGTCCGACTCGGACTTGCAGTGGCGCCGGCCCGGGGCGCGGTGCTGCACCTCGACGGCGAACCGCTGGATCTCCTCCTCCAGGTCCGGGAGCACGGTGTGCACGGTCTTCCGCCGGTGCTTGGCGGGCGCCTTCTGGGGGGGCGGAGGGTGGCCGGGCCCGGGGGCGGAGCCGGGGGGCCGGGAGTCCGGGGCCAGGTGGTGGCGGCGGCGGAGGGCGCGCAGCAGCCGCTTGGTGTCGCCGCCGTGCGCGTGGCCGTGGCCGTGCGCGTGCCCGACCGTGCACGGCGGCTGCAGTTGCAGGAGCAGCTGCGACCTCAGTTTGCTGATGCTGCCGATCGAGTCGAGGATCAGCGTCGCCCGGGGCGGGGGCGCGGGGACGGGGGCGGGTGCAGGCGGCGGCGGTCCCCGCGCGAAGCTCCGGATCCGGGCCCGGGGCGCGCGCTGCGGAGACAGGCGCCGCCCCGAGCAACACACCGGCCGGAAGGCGCCGCCCCCGCCGCCTGCACCCGCCCCCGCCCCCGGCCCCGGGCTGGTGATAGCGTCGAAGTCCGCCGGGCGCACCGTCACCCTCTGGAAGAGGAAGTAAAACTCGGAGTCCTGCTGGGCGGCCAGCGAGCCCTCCGGGATGTTCACCGCGTCCGGGTGGCCGAAGGTGACCGTGTCTCCGTCGGAGAGCTCCGTCCTCTCGCCTCTGCGGATCCGAATGTCATTCACAAACGTACCTGCAAAAAGGACACAGCCGCCAGCGTGAACCATCCCGCCTGCCCGCTTCTGTTAACGGTTtaaaaacaacaacaacaacaacaacaacaaaaaccagGTTATATTTGCAAGCGCCAGCTTTTCAGTCTTCACCCGATGGAGGGGCGGCGCTCCGGAAGCTTGgacagtgcttccaaatgaacctgttgggactataacctggtgttgtgtgtgatttttgctgaaaatgtgttgctggaaaagcgcagcaggtcagggcagcatccagggagcaggagaatcgacgtttcgggcatgagcccttcttctcctgttcctcggatgctgccctgacctgctgcgcttttccagcaacacattttcagctctgatctccagcatctgcagtcctcactttctcctagttgtgtgatttttgcctAGCTGATTTTAACCTTAATGATGCctactttgaagaagttctcctccacaagaatctcagtgagtctctctctctctcactgcacccacccacccaggtcatctcctctgccctgaagctcttcaaccatgtactgaaacagcaggtcaggcagcatccaaggaacaggaacatcgacgtttcgggcaaaagcccttcatcagggacagAGGCGGGGAACCTGTAGGGTGGAGAggctccctgagattcttgtagagagaggaggagaacttcttcaaggcaggcatccctgcaagaggattcacagtaaggttaaaatcaaccagGTAAAAACGAGGACCGCAGAAGCTGGAATcccctgcctctgttcctgatgaagggcttttgcccgaaacatcgattttcttgctccttggatgctgcctgacctgttgtgcttttccagcatctctctgatctaaactctggtttccagcatctgcagtcctcgttgttaccatgtactgaaacagactactctttgctaccttctccccaccctcccctctgacctatcaactcCATCCCCATACACCTATTGTACTATTCGCTACGTTCTCCCCAGCTCTCCCCCCCCCATTCATCCCTCCACCCTGGagacttcctgcctctattcctgatgaagggcacttgcccgaaacgtcaatgttcctgctcttcggatgctgcctgacctgctgtgcttttccagcaccactctgacctaaactctggtttccagcatctgcagtcctcacttttgcctcgttGAATATTAACttggtccactccagtccaacaccggcactccACATCATTGTCCTTTTAGAGTTAcgcagacccttcggtgcaaccccAGCccacgccaaccatgttcccacctgcctgctcaatccaaaccattcctgttcatctgcttagagtcatagagatgtacagctcagaagcAGACCCTTGGGACCAGCTTGTCcgtgcagaccagatatcccaacccaacctcttcccacctgccagcacccggctcatatccctccaaacccttcctatccatagatccattcagatgccttttaaatgttgtaa
This region includes:
- the tcf19l gene encoding transcription factor 19, whose protein sequence is MLSEVQPCLQLLRIGTAPQPSPRPGEAPATAPARDLYTFLPVGQRCTFRLGRRADLTDLCLSSGRAEELISRVHAELQAERGAAGGDWRVHIVDRSTNGTFVNDIRIRRGERTELSDGDTVTFGHPDAVNIPEGSLAAQQDSEFYFLFQRVTVRPADFDAITSPGPGAGAGAGGGGGAFRPVCCSGRRLSPQRAPRARIRSFARGPPPPAPAPVPAPPPRATLILDSIGSISKLRSQLLLQLQPPCTVGHAHGHGHAHGGDTKRLLRALRRRHHLAPDSRPPGSAPGPGHPPPPQKAPAKHRRKTVHTVLPDLEEEIQRFAVEVQHRAPGRRHCKSESDVDPDLYRQLTLGLRALSPERKPPPGKLEQGGLVPRDSTGNVHITPSGKKRGRPRKHPLGSIPLASKVMCKVFTHTLYTAEQCAAGRCQLPQGDTVEWVQCDDCDAWYHVACVGCNYTAMKEASAEFHCGCT